One Solea senegalensis isolate Sse05_10M linkage group LG21, IFAPA_SoseM_1, whole genome shotgun sequence DNA segment encodes these proteins:
- the dab2 gene encoding disabled homolog 2 isoform X1 translates to MSAEVENSAAVPADPSATSPTTSSSSTTPPASPATATSKVPFKREKKKAPEKTDEYLLGRFQGDGVRYKAKLIGIDDVPEARGDKMCQDSMMKLKGMAVAARSQGKHKQRIWVNISMSGIKIIDEKSGVIEHEHVVNKISFIARDVTDNRAFGYVCGAEGQHQFFAIKTAQQAEPLVIDLKDLFQVIFNVRKKEAEASQKGENGSALVENGNSALLSMDDVKPAQPVEQLDLFGAMSTPPDIQAPNDSNDILLLDFSAEVDSNQNCIKGNSFVTSCGPDNRASFQTENPFSSTFGYFPTPDSDPFRDDPLSRPAPDPSQIFLTTSPVNSTAGSTNETIINGGLNGNSELLSQQINGLTGKTMILALSNGQWPLGGKITQGSTTTMMDGNDSGPVLSHKNPFFDSSLKTSAVTNGIAHHTQPPVTHSKDSVVINPPPQSSKAGRGRRSAKSTSSDLFGAEIFAAPVQPEESPAPSNFFNSAPANSAPSSLAALGNLQLSPPATTSIPAAGMWGASAAAPNMFPVPGMTAPGPRPNYPQPSAFGGLPIPPTAWGQPVPSQFGVPPQVWGQPPPPGPLGAPGWGQPAVTNPFHPGTFPAMVDQQGPSRPPPRPPAKEAPPKVENSAFTALDPLGDKEKKMGKDMFKDFQIVKPPAIPARKGELGSNSVPASGSNEAGAFDQYFSNKVGVPQDAADHDDFDINQMPAVNDIPKPAPASAAALVPSFNSGLLDSAFSSAPVSKNLAPSQGQGFNPDMFDDAFGAPNSNSFGVPPVTMQTATVGQTSGSTAGFGDPFGNPFA, encoded by the exons ATGTCAGCAGAGGTGGAGAACAGCGCGGCAGTCCCCGCCGACCCCAGCGCCACCTCACCGACGACGAGCTCATCCTCCACCACGCCTCCAGCCTCCCCTGCCACAGCCACGTCCAAGGTTCCGTtcaaaagagagaagaagaaag ctCCGGAGAAAACGGATGAGTACCTGCTGGGCAGGTTTCAAGGTGACGGTGTGAGATACAAGGCCAAGCTGATTGGCATCGATGACGTCCCAGAGGCAAGAGGAGACAAGATGTGCCAGGACTCCATGATGAAACTTAAG GGCATGGCAGTTGCTGCTCGGTCCCAGGGCAAACACAAGCAGAGGATCTGGGTCAACATTTCCATGTCGGGAATCAAGATCATCGATGAGAAATCAGGG GTGATTGAGCACGAGCATGTGGTGAACAAGATCTCCTTCATCGCCAGAGATGTAACAGACAACAGGGCGTTTGGGTATGTGTGTGGTGCAGAGGGGCAGCACCAGTTCTTCGCCATAAAGACCGCACAACAG GCCGAGCCGCTGGTCATTGATCTGAAAGATCTCTTCCAAGTCATCTTCAACGTTAGGAAGAAAGAGGCAGAGGCCTCGCAGAAG GGTGAAAATGGCAGTGCACTGGTTGAG aatggAAATAGTGCCTTGTTAAGTATGGATGATGTCAAACCTGCTCAA CCAGTGGAGCAGCTTGACCTTTTTGGAGCCATGTCAACCCCTCCAGACATTCAGGCTCCAAAT GACTCAAATGATATTCTCTTGTTGGACTTTTCTGCTGAAGTTGACAGCAATCAGAATTGCATAAAGGGAAACTCCTTTGTAACTTCCTGTGGCCCCGACAATAGGGCATCTTTCCAGACAGAGAATCCCTTCTCCTCGACATTTGGTTACTTTCCAACCCCAGACAGCGACCCTTTTAGAGATGACCCCCTCTCTCGGCCAGCACCCGATCCTTCCCAGATCTTCCTCACCACCAGTCCCGTAAACAGCACTGCTGGCAGCACTAATGAGACAATTATCAACGGTGGTTTGAATGGAAACTCTGAACTTCTTAGTCAGCAGATAAATGGGTTAACCGGCAAGACCATGATCCTTGCTCTCAGTAACGGACAgtggccactagggggcaaaaTAACTCAAGGCAGCACAACGACCATGATGGATGGGAATGATTCTGGACCAGTTCTCTCGCACAAAAACCCCTTTTTTGACTCGTCTTTGAAAACATCCGCTGTCACTAACGGCATAGCTCATCACACACAGCCCCCTGTGACCCATAGCAAGGATTCAGTTGTCATAAACCCGCCTCCACAGAGCTCTAAGGCAGGACGAGGTCGAAGGAGTGCAAAG TCAACATCAAGTGACCTGTTTGGAGCAGAGATTTTTGCTGCTCCTGTTCAACCGGAGGAATCGCCTGCTCCGAGCAACTTTTTCAACAGTGCACCTGCCaactccgccccctcctcccTAGCTGCGCTGG GGAATCTTCAGCTAAGTCCTCCAGCGACCACAAGTATCCCTGCTGCAGGCATGTGGGGAGCCTCCGCCGCTGCACCCAACATGTTTCCTGTGCCAGGTATGACCGCTCCAGGCCCCAGGCCCAACTACCCACAGCCATCTGCATTTGGTGGTCTACCCATACCACCCACAGCCTGGGGTCAGCCAGTGCCATCCCAGTTTGGTGTCCCACCCCAGGTTTGGGGCCAGCCTCCACCACCTGGTCCACTGGGTGCTCCAGGTTGGGGTCAGCCTGCAGTGACCAATCCTTTCCACCCTGGAACATTCCCTGCAATGGTTGACCAGCAAGGTCCGTCACGTCCACCTCCCAGGCCGCCTGCTAAAGAGGCTCCTCCAAAGGTAGAGAACAGTGCCTTCACAGCTTTGGACCCTCTTGgagataaagaaaagaagatggGAAAGGACATGTTTAAGGATTTCCAGATTGTCAAGCCTCCAGCCATTCCAGCGAGGAAAGGGGAGCTTGGGTCCAACTCTGTTCCGGCCTCCGGCAGCAATGAAGCTGGGGCATTTGATCAGTACTTTTCCAATAAAGTGGGTGTGCCTCAGGACGCTGCAGATCATGATGACTTTGATATCAATCAGATGCCAGCAGTTAATG ATATCCCTAAACCTGCACCTGCTTCAGCTGCAGCCCTGGTTCCAAGCTTCAACTCTGGCCTTCTCGATTCTGCCTTCTCTTCTGCTCCTGTCTCCAAAAACTTAGCACCGTCCCAGGGACAAGGCTTCAATCCGGACATGTTTGATGATGCATTCGGGGCTCCAAACTCTAATTCATTTGGAGTGCCACCTGTAACTATG CAGACTGCTACTGTTGGTCAGACTTCTGGTTCAACAGCCGGCTTTGGAGATCCTTTTGGAAACCCTTTTGCTTGA
- the dab2 gene encoding disabled homolog 2 isoform X2, protein MSAEVENSAAVPADPSATSPTTSSSSTTPPASPATATSKVPFKREKKKAPEKTDEYLLGRFQGDGVRYKAKLIGIDDVPEARGDKMCQDSMMKLKGMAVAARSQGKHKQRIWVNISMSGIKIIDEKSGVIEHEHVVNKISFIARDVTDNRAFGYVCGAEGQHQFFAIKTAQQAEPLVIDLKDLFQVIFNVRKKEAEASQKGENGSALVENGNSALLSMDDVKPAQPVEQLDLFGAMSTPPDIQAPNDSNDILLLDFSAEVDSNQNCIKGNSFVTSCGPDNRASFQTENPFSSTFGYFPTPDSDPFRDDPLSRPAPDPSQIFLTTSPVNSTAGSTNETIINGGLNGNSELLSQQINGLTGKTMILALSNGQWPLGGKITQGSTTTMMDGNDSGPVLSHKNPFFDSSLKTSAVTNGIAHHTQPPVTHSKDSVVINPPPQSSKAGRGRRSAKSTSSDLFGAEIFAAPVQPEESPAPSNFFNSAPANSAPSSLAALGNLQLSPPATTSIPAAGMWGASAAAPNMFPVPGMTAPGPRPNYPQPSAFGGLPIPPTAWGQPVPSQFGVPPQVWGQPPPPGPLGAPGWGQPAVTNPFHPGTFPAMVDQQGPSRPPPRPPAKEAPPKVENSAFTALDPLGDKEKKMGKDMFKDFQIVKPPAIPARKGELGSNSVPASGSNEAGAFDQYFSNKVGVPQDAADHDDFDINQMPAVNDIPKPAPASAAALVPSFNSGLLDSAFSSAPVSKNLAPSQGQGFNPDMFDDAFGAPNSNSFGVPPVTMTATVGQTSGSTAGFGDPFGNPFA, encoded by the exons ATGTCAGCAGAGGTGGAGAACAGCGCGGCAGTCCCCGCCGACCCCAGCGCCACCTCACCGACGACGAGCTCATCCTCCACCACGCCTCCAGCCTCCCCTGCCACAGCCACGTCCAAGGTTCCGTtcaaaagagagaagaagaaag ctCCGGAGAAAACGGATGAGTACCTGCTGGGCAGGTTTCAAGGTGACGGTGTGAGATACAAGGCCAAGCTGATTGGCATCGATGACGTCCCAGAGGCAAGAGGAGACAAGATGTGCCAGGACTCCATGATGAAACTTAAG GGCATGGCAGTTGCTGCTCGGTCCCAGGGCAAACACAAGCAGAGGATCTGGGTCAACATTTCCATGTCGGGAATCAAGATCATCGATGAGAAATCAGGG GTGATTGAGCACGAGCATGTGGTGAACAAGATCTCCTTCATCGCCAGAGATGTAACAGACAACAGGGCGTTTGGGTATGTGTGTGGTGCAGAGGGGCAGCACCAGTTCTTCGCCATAAAGACCGCACAACAG GCCGAGCCGCTGGTCATTGATCTGAAAGATCTCTTCCAAGTCATCTTCAACGTTAGGAAGAAAGAGGCAGAGGCCTCGCAGAAG GGTGAAAATGGCAGTGCACTGGTTGAG aatggAAATAGTGCCTTGTTAAGTATGGATGATGTCAAACCTGCTCAA CCAGTGGAGCAGCTTGACCTTTTTGGAGCCATGTCAACCCCTCCAGACATTCAGGCTCCAAAT GACTCAAATGATATTCTCTTGTTGGACTTTTCTGCTGAAGTTGACAGCAATCAGAATTGCATAAAGGGAAACTCCTTTGTAACTTCCTGTGGCCCCGACAATAGGGCATCTTTCCAGACAGAGAATCCCTTCTCCTCGACATTTGGTTACTTTCCAACCCCAGACAGCGACCCTTTTAGAGATGACCCCCTCTCTCGGCCAGCACCCGATCCTTCCCAGATCTTCCTCACCACCAGTCCCGTAAACAGCACTGCTGGCAGCACTAATGAGACAATTATCAACGGTGGTTTGAATGGAAACTCTGAACTTCTTAGTCAGCAGATAAATGGGTTAACCGGCAAGACCATGATCCTTGCTCTCAGTAACGGACAgtggccactagggggcaaaaTAACTCAAGGCAGCACAACGACCATGATGGATGGGAATGATTCTGGACCAGTTCTCTCGCACAAAAACCCCTTTTTTGACTCGTCTTTGAAAACATCCGCTGTCACTAACGGCATAGCTCATCACACACAGCCCCCTGTGACCCATAGCAAGGATTCAGTTGTCATAAACCCGCCTCCACAGAGCTCTAAGGCAGGACGAGGTCGAAGGAGTGCAAAG TCAACATCAAGTGACCTGTTTGGAGCAGAGATTTTTGCTGCTCCTGTTCAACCGGAGGAATCGCCTGCTCCGAGCAACTTTTTCAACAGTGCACCTGCCaactccgccccctcctcccTAGCTGCGCTGG GGAATCTTCAGCTAAGTCCTCCAGCGACCACAAGTATCCCTGCTGCAGGCATGTGGGGAGCCTCCGCCGCTGCACCCAACATGTTTCCTGTGCCAGGTATGACCGCTCCAGGCCCCAGGCCCAACTACCCACAGCCATCTGCATTTGGTGGTCTACCCATACCACCCACAGCCTGGGGTCAGCCAGTGCCATCCCAGTTTGGTGTCCCACCCCAGGTTTGGGGCCAGCCTCCACCACCTGGTCCACTGGGTGCTCCAGGTTGGGGTCAGCCTGCAGTGACCAATCCTTTCCACCCTGGAACATTCCCTGCAATGGTTGACCAGCAAGGTCCGTCACGTCCACCTCCCAGGCCGCCTGCTAAAGAGGCTCCTCCAAAGGTAGAGAACAGTGCCTTCACAGCTTTGGACCCTCTTGgagataaagaaaagaagatggGAAAGGACATGTTTAAGGATTTCCAGATTGTCAAGCCTCCAGCCATTCCAGCGAGGAAAGGGGAGCTTGGGTCCAACTCTGTTCCGGCCTCCGGCAGCAATGAAGCTGGGGCATTTGATCAGTACTTTTCCAATAAAGTGGGTGTGCCTCAGGACGCTGCAGATCATGATGACTTTGATATCAATCAGATGCCAGCAGTTAATG ATATCCCTAAACCTGCACCTGCTTCAGCTGCAGCCCTGGTTCCAAGCTTCAACTCTGGCCTTCTCGATTCTGCCTTCTCTTCTGCTCCTGTCTCCAAAAACTTAGCACCGTCCCAGGGACAAGGCTTCAATCCGGACATGTTTGATGATGCATTCGGGGCTCCAAACTCTAATTCATTTGGAGTGCCACCTGTAACTATG ACTGCTACTGTTGGTCAGACTTCTGGTTCAACAGCCGGCTTTGGAGATCCTTTTGGAAACCCTTTTGCTTGA
- the dab2 gene encoding disabled homolog 2 isoform X3 produces the protein MSAEVENSAAVPADPSATSPTTSSSSTTPPASPATATSKVPFKREKKKAPEKTDEYLLGRFQGDGVRYKAKLIGIDDVPEARGDKMCQDSMMKLKGMAVAARSQGKHKQRIWVNISMSGIKIIDEKSGVIEHEHVVNKISFIARDVTDNRAFGYVCGAEGQHQFFAIKTAQQAEPLVIDLKDLFQVIFNVRKKEAEASQKGENGSALVENGNSALLSMDDVKPAQPVEQLDLFGAMSTPPDIQAPNSTSSDLFGAEIFAAPVQPEESPAPSNFFNSAPANSAPSSLAALGNLQLSPPATTSIPAAGMWGASAAAPNMFPVPGMTAPGPRPNYPQPSAFGGLPIPPTAWGQPVPSQFGVPPQVWGQPPPPGPLGAPGWGQPAVTNPFHPGTFPAMVDQQGPSRPPPRPPAKEAPPKVENSAFTALDPLGDKEKKMGKDMFKDFQIVKPPAIPARKGELGSNSVPASGSNEAGAFDQYFSNKVGVPQDAADHDDFDINQMPAVNDIPKPAPASAAALVPSFNSGLLDSAFSSAPVSKNLAPSQGQGFNPDMFDDAFGAPNSNSFGVPPVTMQTATVGQTSGSTAGFGDPFGNPFA, from the exons ATGTCAGCAGAGGTGGAGAACAGCGCGGCAGTCCCCGCCGACCCCAGCGCCACCTCACCGACGACGAGCTCATCCTCCACCACGCCTCCAGCCTCCCCTGCCACAGCCACGTCCAAGGTTCCGTtcaaaagagagaagaagaaag ctCCGGAGAAAACGGATGAGTACCTGCTGGGCAGGTTTCAAGGTGACGGTGTGAGATACAAGGCCAAGCTGATTGGCATCGATGACGTCCCAGAGGCAAGAGGAGACAAGATGTGCCAGGACTCCATGATGAAACTTAAG GGCATGGCAGTTGCTGCTCGGTCCCAGGGCAAACACAAGCAGAGGATCTGGGTCAACATTTCCATGTCGGGAATCAAGATCATCGATGAGAAATCAGGG GTGATTGAGCACGAGCATGTGGTGAACAAGATCTCCTTCATCGCCAGAGATGTAACAGACAACAGGGCGTTTGGGTATGTGTGTGGTGCAGAGGGGCAGCACCAGTTCTTCGCCATAAAGACCGCACAACAG GCCGAGCCGCTGGTCATTGATCTGAAAGATCTCTTCCAAGTCATCTTCAACGTTAGGAAGAAAGAGGCAGAGGCCTCGCAGAAG GGTGAAAATGGCAGTGCACTGGTTGAG aatggAAATAGTGCCTTGTTAAGTATGGATGATGTCAAACCTGCTCAA CCAGTGGAGCAGCTTGACCTTTTTGGAGCCATGTCAACCCCTCCAGACATTCAGGCTCCAAAT TCAACATCAAGTGACCTGTTTGGAGCAGAGATTTTTGCTGCTCCTGTTCAACCGGAGGAATCGCCTGCTCCGAGCAACTTTTTCAACAGTGCACCTGCCaactccgccccctcctcccTAGCTGCGCTGG GGAATCTTCAGCTAAGTCCTCCAGCGACCACAAGTATCCCTGCTGCAGGCATGTGGGGAGCCTCCGCCGCTGCACCCAACATGTTTCCTGTGCCAGGTATGACCGCTCCAGGCCCCAGGCCCAACTACCCACAGCCATCTGCATTTGGTGGTCTACCCATACCACCCACAGCCTGGGGTCAGCCAGTGCCATCCCAGTTTGGTGTCCCACCCCAGGTTTGGGGCCAGCCTCCACCACCTGGTCCACTGGGTGCTCCAGGTTGGGGTCAGCCTGCAGTGACCAATCCTTTCCACCCTGGAACATTCCCTGCAATGGTTGACCAGCAAGGTCCGTCACGTCCACCTCCCAGGCCGCCTGCTAAAGAGGCTCCTCCAAAGGTAGAGAACAGTGCCTTCACAGCTTTGGACCCTCTTGgagataaagaaaagaagatggGAAAGGACATGTTTAAGGATTTCCAGATTGTCAAGCCTCCAGCCATTCCAGCGAGGAAAGGGGAGCTTGGGTCCAACTCTGTTCCGGCCTCCGGCAGCAATGAAGCTGGGGCATTTGATCAGTACTTTTCCAATAAAGTGGGTGTGCCTCAGGACGCTGCAGATCATGATGACTTTGATATCAATCAGATGCCAGCAGTTAATG ATATCCCTAAACCTGCACCTGCTTCAGCTGCAGCCCTGGTTCCAAGCTTCAACTCTGGCCTTCTCGATTCTGCCTTCTCTTCTGCTCCTGTCTCCAAAAACTTAGCACCGTCCCAGGGACAAGGCTTCAATCCGGACATGTTTGATGATGCATTCGGGGCTCCAAACTCTAATTCATTTGGAGTGCCACCTGTAACTATG CAGACTGCTACTGTTGGTCAGACTTCTGGTTCAACAGCCGGCTTTGGAGATCCTTTTGGAAACCCTTTTGCTTGA